From Pseudomonas vanderleydeniana, the proteins below share one genomic window:
- the cobO gene encoding cob(I)yrinic acid a,c-diamide adenosyltransferase, with the protein MNESPERDERHLARMQRKKAVIDERIANAPNECGLLLVLTGNGKGKSSSAFGMLARAMGHGMQCGVVQFIKGRNSTGEELFFRRFPEQVRFHVMGEGFTWETQDRQRDIAAAEAAWAVSREMLANPEIGLVVLDELNIALKHGYLDLDQVLSDLQARPPMQHVLVTGRGAKPELIDLADTVTEMGLLKHAFQAGIKAQKGIEL; encoded by the coding sequence ATGAACGAGTCCCCCGAACGCGACGAACGCCACCTGGCCCGCATGCAGCGCAAGAAGGCGGTGATCGACGAGCGTATCGCCAATGCCCCGAACGAATGCGGCCTGTTGCTGGTGCTGACCGGCAACGGCAAGGGCAAGAGCAGCTCGGCCTTCGGCATGCTCGCCCGGGCCATGGGCCACGGTATGCAGTGCGGCGTGGTGCAGTTCATCAAGGGCCGCAACAGTACCGGCGAGGAGCTGTTTTTCCGCCGCTTCCCCGAGCAGGTGCGTTTCCATGTGATGGGCGAGGGCTTTACCTGGGAGACCCAGGACCGCCAGCGTGACATCGCCGCCGCCGAAGCCGCCTGGGCGGTGTCCCGGGAAATGCTCGCCAATCCGGAGATCGGGCTGGTAGTGCTCGACGAGCTGAACATCGCCCTCAAGCACGGCTATCTGGATCTGGACCAGGTGCTGAGTGACCTGCAGGCCCGTCCGCCGATGCAGCATGTGCTGGTGACCGGTCGTGGCGCCAAGCCGGAGCTGATCGACCTGGCCGATACCGTCACCGAGATGGGCTTGCTCAAGCATGCGTTCCAGGCCGGGATCAAGGCACAGAAAGGCATCGAGCTATGA
- a CDS encoding DMT family transporter — MPEVVPILSLLGGAALLGVAPVIVKTLPFEAEVSAFYRVLLAVPFMLLFCALAPTQLSRLPRTGRFYSLTLLAIVLFSADLAVMHLAIRYTDVAIASLLTNCAPFFVVLMGTVGIIDKPRKIELLCLLLAITGLYVLCIKEKPISRDHAGEALALLAAFFYAAYIVSIKKVRQYECTPTSIMLLITTGCSLLLFPLFIMSGAPLPHELSTWALLLALALCGQVFGQLLVTLALKRLAASFSSLILLLQPVVATALSWSLLDEVLTTTQLSGMTIILLAITASSLSSGQTKQQGSTRA, encoded by the coding sequence ATGCCTGAAGTCGTTCCGATCCTGTCACTGCTGGGCGGTGCCGCGCTGCTGGGTGTCGCACCGGTCATCGTCAAGACATTGCCCTTTGAAGCCGAGGTTTCGGCGTTCTATCGGGTCCTGCTGGCAGTCCCATTCATGTTGCTGTTCTGTGCACTGGCACCCACACAACTGTCGCGCCTCCCCAGAACCGGGCGTTTCTACAGTCTGACCCTGCTGGCAATAGTGCTCTTTAGCGCCGACCTGGCGGTGATGCATCTGGCGATCAGATATACCGATGTCGCTATCGCTAGCCTGCTGACCAATTGCGCACCGTTTTTTGTCGTACTGATGGGTACGGTCGGTATTATCGACAAACCCAGGAAAATCGAATTGCTGTGCCTGTTGCTAGCCATCACCGGCCTGTACGTGCTGTGCATCAAAGAAAAACCCATAAGCCGTGATCATGCGGGAGAAGCCCTTGCTCTGCTGGCCGCATTCTTTTACGCAGCCTATATAGTGAGCATCAAGAAAGTCAGGCAATACGAGTGCACGCCGACCTCGATCATGCTGCTGATCACGACCGGCTGCAGCCTGCTGCTATTTCCGCTGTTCATCATGTCAGGCGCTCCGCTCCCCCATGAGCTCTCGACTTGGGCGCTGCTGCTGGCCCTGGCACTGTGTGGTCAGGTGTTCGGACAGTTGCTAGTGACCCTGGCCCTGAAAAGACTCGCGGCCTCGTTCAGCTCGTTGATACTGCTCTTGCAGCCGGTGGTTGCTACAGCGCTGTCCTGGTCCTTACTCGACGAAGTGCTCACGACCACCCAGCTATCAGGCATGACAATCATATTGCTGGCCATCACCGCCAGCTCCCTGTCTTCCGGCCAAACGAAACAGCAGGGATCTACGCGCGCCTGA
- a CDS encoding LysR family transcriptional regulator encodes MKFINIDMDLLRALVCVSDTRGFTQAAKKLFRTQSAISLQIKKLERLTDRQLVERGKEIRLTPAGLKVHEYALKILELNDELISSVANEHIPLRVRIGLPELHDQQLIEKMLDSIDSFNAQYSFLSDGSENLSNMVDCHLLDIAVLLRSEPNGEQAIGKIPMSWVSTRDSRLHLDNNVALALPAPGSAIRRAAQKALEDQGRHFSILCTAHDLIPLKAAIAAGKAIGVLPTGSVPCDLRILDSGELPALPQLHLCTKVSSQASPAVYKIAAHMTGILALGLTA; translated from the coding sequence ATGAAATTCATCAATATCGATATGGATCTGCTCAGGGCGCTGGTATGCGTCAGCGATACCCGAGGCTTTACCCAGGCCGCCAAGAAGCTTTTTCGCACACAATCGGCCATTAGCCTGCAGATAAAGAAACTGGAGCGACTCACCGACCGGCAATTAGTGGAACGAGGAAAAGAGATACGCCTGACACCAGCCGGACTGAAGGTCCATGAGTACGCCTTGAAGATACTCGAACTCAATGACGAGCTGATCAGCTCGGTGGCCAACGAGCACATACCGCTGCGCGTCAGGATCGGCCTGCCCGAACTGCATGATCAGCAGCTCATCGAGAAAATGCTCGACAGCATCGACTCATTCAATGCCCAGTACTCATTTCTGAGCGACGGCAGCGAAAATTTATCGAACATGGTCGACTGCCATCTGCTGGATATCGCCGTCCTTCTGCGGAGCGAACCGAACGGCGAGCAGGCTATCGGCAAGATTCCCATGAGCTGGGTGTCGACCCGCGATTCACGACTACACCTAGACAACAACGTTGCCCTGGCGCTGCCCGCTCCGGGCAGCGCCATTCGCCGGGCGGCACAAAAGGCCCTGGAGGATCAGGGCAGGCACTTCAGTATCCTCTGTACCGCCCACGACCTCATCCCACTGAAGGCCGCCATCGCCGCCGGCAAGGCCATCGGGGTCCTGCCAACCGGTAGCGTCCCCTGCGATCTGCGCATTCTCGACAGCGGAGAGCTCCCAGCCCTCCCCCAGCTGCATCTGTGTACCAAAGTCTCGTCCCAAGCCAGCCCGGCCGTATACAAAATCGCCGCCCACATGACCGGAATCCTGGCACTGGGGTTGACTGCCTGA
- a CDS encoding PQQ-dependent sugar dehydrogenase, which produces MFQQKYALIILLASGLAACGESSTLSVAEGTGPSPKLPEPNKTLLPTMNIAPAIGWPDGTRPMAATGTQVNAFAEKLDHPRWLYVLPNGDVLVAETNAPPKPDDSQGIRGWIASKVMSRAGAGVPSANRITLLRDANHDGVAETRTTFIEGLNSPFGMALVGNDLYVADTDALLRFHYEEGDITIGTAPQKVVDLPGGTLNHHWTKNVIASRDGRKLYVTVGSNSNVGENGLDKEEGRAAIWEVDPASGKHRIFASGLRNPNGLAWEPQSGALWTAVNERDEIGSDLVPDYITSVKDGAFYGWPYSYYGQHVDVRVSPADPAMVAKAIAPDYAVGPHTASLGLTFAQGSRLPTPFTQGAFIGQHGSWNRKPHSGYKVIFVPFADGKPSGQPVDVLSGFLDKDENAMGRPVGVVIDRQGDLLVADDVGNKVWRVSPTKR; this is translated from the coding sequence ATGTTCCAGCAGAAATACGCCCTGATCATTCTGCTCGCCAGCGGATTGGCTGCCTGTGGCGAGAGCTCAACCCTGTCGGTGGCCGAAGGCACCGGTCCCTCGCCGAAGCTCCCGGAACCGAACAAGACCCTGCTCCCGACGATGAACATCGCCCCGGCCATCGGCTGGCCTGACGGCACCCGGCCCATGGCGGCCACCGGCACCCAGGTCAACGCGTTTGCCGAGAAGCTGGACCACCCGCGCTGGCTGTACGTCCTGCCCAACGGCGATGTGCTGGTTGCCGAAACCAATGCGCCGCCCAAGCCCGATGACAGCCAGGGCATTCGCGGCTGGATCGCCAGCAAGGTGATGAGCCGCGCCGGCGCCGGCGTGCCCAGCGCCAATCGCATCACCCTGCTGCGCGACGCCAATCACGACGGGGTCGCGGAAACCCGCACGACGTTCATCGAAGGCCTCAATTCCCCGTTCGGCATGGCGCTGGTCGGCAATGACCTGTACGTGGCCGACACCGACGCCCTGCTGCGCTTCCACTACGAGGAAGGCGACATCACCATCGGTACTGCACCGCAGAAGGTCGTCGACCTGCCCGGCGGCACCCTCAACCATCACTGGACCAAGAACGTGATCGCCAGCCGCGATGGTCGCAAGCTCTACGTCACCGTCGGCTCCAACAGCAACGTCGGCGAAAATGGCCTGGACAAGGAAGAGGGCCGCGCGGCGATCTGGGAGGTCGACCCGGCGAGCGGCAAGCACCGGATCTTCGCCTCCGGCCTGCGCAACCCCAATGGCCTGGCCTGGGAGCCGCAGAGCGGGGCGCTGTGGACAGCGGTCAACGAACGCGACGAGATCGGCAGCGACCTGGTGCCGGACTACATCACCTCGGTGAAGGACGGCGCCTTCTATGGCTGGCCCTACAGCTACTACGGGCAGCATGTGGATGTCCGGGTGTCGCCGGCGGATCCGGCGATGGTCGCCAAGGCCATCGCCCCCGACTACGCCGTCGGCCCGCATACCGCCTCCCTCGGGTTGACGTTCGCCCAGGGCAGCCGGTTGCCGACGCCGTTCACCCAGGGTGCCTTCATCGGCCAGCACGGCTCGTGGAACCGCAAGCCCCACAGCGGCTACAAGGTGATCTTCGTGCCGTTCGCCGACGGCAAGCCGAGCGGCCAACCGGTGGACGTACTGAGCGGTTTTCTCGACAAGGATGAAAATGCCATGGGCCGACCGGTAGGCGTGGTGATCGATCGCCAGGGCGACCTGCTGGTGGCGGACGACGTCGGCAACAAGGTCTGGCGTGTGTCACCAACCAAGCGCTAG
- a CDS encoding class I SAM-dependent methyltransferase, with product MTARTLKLDDALYSYLLEVSLRETPLLRRLREETQALPMARWQVAPEQGQFLALLVSLTGARRVLEVGTFTGYSALCMASALPAEGSLLCCDIPGDYNATALRYWREAGLAERIELRLAPALDTLAELERQGQGGSFDLVFIDADKANYPHYLESALRLLRTGGLAIFDNTLWSGRVLEVAAQSEDTRAIQALNRALKDDARVDLSLLPVGDGLTLCRKR from the coding sequence ATGACCGCTCGCACCCTGAAGCTCGACGATGCCCTCTACAGTTATCTGCTGGAGGTGTCCCTGCGCGAGACGCCGCTGTTGCGGCGCCTGCGCGAGGAAACCCAGGCGTTGCCCATGGCGCGCTGGCAGGTGGCCCCCGAGCAGGGCCAGTTCCTCGCCCTGCTGGTCAGCCTGACCGGCGCCCGGCGCGTGCTCGAGGTCGGCACCTTCACCGGCTACAGCGCCTTGTGCATGGCTTCGGCGCTGCCGGCCGAGGGCTCGCTGCTGTGCTGTGACATCCCTGGCGACTACAACGCCACGGCCCTGCGCTACTGGCGCGAGGCTGGATTGGCCGAGCGCATCGAGTTGCGCCTGGCGCCAGCCCTCGACACCCTGGCCGAGCTGGAGCGTCAGGGGCAGGGCGGATCCTTCGACCTGGTGTTCATCGATGCCGACAAGGCCAATTATCCGCATTACCTGGAGAGTGCCCTGCGCCTGCTGCGTACCGGTGGCCTGGCGATTTTCGACAATACCCTGTGGAGTGGACGGGTGTTGGAAGTGGCAGCGCAAAGCGAGGACACCCGGGCCATCCAGGCCCTGAACCGGGCCTTGAAGGATGACGCGCGGGTCGACCTGTCACTGCTGCCCGTGGGCGACGGCCTGACGCTTTGCCGCAAGCGCTAG
- a CDS encoding C40 family peptidase, with protein sequence MSISARIALVALTALLGACASHPPPAPAPVARPVVFASPQPSSQEADDVLFRALGLVGTPYRWGGNTPDSGFDCSGLISYVYRDMAGINLPRSTREMIVMRAPDVSQDALQTGDLIFFATNGGSQVSHAGIYVGEGRFVHAPATGGTVKLDSLSKAYWQRAYLNAKRVLPAEHLARNP encoded by the coding sequence ATGTCGATCTCGGCCCGCATCGCCCTCGTTGCCCTCACCGCACTGCTCGGTGCCTGTGCCAGCCATCCACCGCCCGCGCCGGCCCCGGTGGCCCGTCCCGTGGTGTTCGCCTCGCCACAGCCCAGCTCGCAGGAAGCCGACGACGTGCTGTTCCGTGCGTTGGGTCTGGTCGGCACGCCCTATCGCTGGGGGGGCAATACCCCGGACTCCGGTTTTGATTGCAGCGGCCTGATCAGCTACGTGTACCGTGACATGGCCGGTATCAACCTGCCGCGTTCGACCCGTGAAATGATCGTGATGCGCGCCCCCGACGTGTCGCAGGACGCCTTGCAGACCGGCGACCTGATCTTCTTCGCCACCAATGGCGGCTCCCAGGTCAGTCACGCGGGGATCTACGTGGGTGAGGGGCGTTTCGTCCATGCCCCGGCCACGGGTGGCACGGTCAAGCTGGACAGCTTGTCCAAGGCCTATTGGCAACGCGCCTACCTGAATGCCAAGCGCGTGCTGCCGGCCGAACACCTGGCGCGAAATCCCTAA
- a CDS encoding C40 family peptidase translates to MLNRFAPLVPLALVTLLFGCAAHTPVSQQQVENSAKTASVSGVKSSTVLDDELATEKELAEFSDSKPYQLPVLADSILERGMSLIGTRYRFGGTNESSGFDCSGFIGYLFREEAGLDLPRSTREMINVKAPLVARNKLKPGDLLFFATNGRRGRVSHAGIYLGDDQFIHSSSRRSGGVRVDSLGDSYWSKTFIEAKRALAMAPTTVTASNK, encoded by the coding sequence ATGCTAAATCGCTTCGCACCCCTCGTGCCTCTCGCACTCGTTACCTTGCTTTTTGGTTGCGCGGCGCATACGCCAGTTTCGCAACAGCAGGTAGAAAATTCGGCCAAAACCGCTTCGGTTTCTGGCGTCAAATCCTCCACAGTGCTGGATGATGAACTGGCTACTGAAAAAGAACTCGCCGAGTTCTCCGACAGCAAGCCTTACCAGTTGCCCGTGCTGGCCGACAGCATTCTCGAGCGCGGTATGTCGCTGATCGGTACCCGTTACCGTTTCGGTGGTACCAACGAGAGTTCCGGCTTTGATTGCAGTGGCTTCATCGGCTACCTGTTCCGTGAGGAAGCCGGTCTGGACCTGCCACGCTCCACGCGTGAGATGATCAACGTGAAGGCGCCGCTGGTTGCTCGCAACAAGCTCAAGCCGGGCGATCTGCTGTTCTTCGCCACCAATGGTCGTCGCGGTCGCGTCAGCCATGCCGGTATCTACCTGGGTGATGACCAGTTCATCCACTCCAGCAGCCGTCGCAGTGGCGGTGTGCGGGTCGACAGCCTGGGTGACAGCTACTGGAGCAAGACCTTCATCGAGGCCAAGCGTGCCTTGGCGATGGCTCCTACCACCGTTACTGCCAGCAACAAGTAA